From the genome of Litorilinea aerophila:
TCCAGCCGGCCCGGGCTACAGCAGCTCGCAGCGTCTCTGGCAGATCGTCCAGGCCCACTTCGGCCAGGGTGTTTTGTGACTGGGGTTGGGAATGGCTTTCGGAATGATTTTCAGGGTAATTCAAGTTCGACTTGTCTCCAAACGATTTGTACGTTGTTCTATCTTCCGTTCTATCTTCCCCAAGGGGGAAGGTATCACGGGCCGTAAACGATTCAACCTTTGCCCAAGGGCGGTCACAGGTTGATGTTCTCCATCTTACCCGCGGCGGGCACTTCCTGCAAGGCAGCCTTGATGGCGTCCAGATCCTGGCGCAGGGCTCCCCGGAAGGCCGCAATGTCCATGGAGTGGACGATCAGGTTGGCGCCCATCCGGGCCCAACGGATCTCCTGCTCCAGGCCGCCGGCGTAGACCACGTGGATGCCGGCGCCGATCTGGCGGGCCCGGGCTTTCTGGATGATGGTGTCCACCGCGTCGATGAAGCGGGGATGCTGATACTGTTCTGGGATGCCCAGGCTGCAGGAGAGGTCGTGGGGGCCGATGAGGACCCCATCCAACCCATCCACCGCCAGGATTTCGTCCAGGGCTTCCAGGGCGGGCACACTCTCGATGTTGACGATGGCCACGTTGCCGGCGTTGCGCTCAGCCAGGTACTCCGCCAGCTCCGGCTCCAGAGGAACCTGGCCGATGAGGGCCTGGTGAAGCTTTTGCCCCTTCAGGGGTCGGTACTTCACGGCCCCCACAATCTGCCGCACCTGATCCGGCGTCTCCACGTAGGGGGCAATCACGCCCTGGGCGCCACCGTCCAGCACCATGGCAGCCTGGTAGGGATCCGGACTGGGGATACGTACGATGGGGACCACGCCGGTGGCGGCGTAGAGCTGGCACATCCACGAAAGTTGGGAGCGATTCTGCTGGATGTGCTCGGTGTCGATAAAGGCGAAGTCCAGGCCGATGGCTTTGCAGACCGCGGGCCATCGGGGAGACACGGCCACGATCATGGTGCCGTAGACCCGGTCGCCCCGGTGGAGCCGTTCGCGAAGTTCTTTGCCGTTCATATTCCTGAGCGTCTCTCGTTTCTTCTTGCTGGTGTGGTCTTCCACTTGCTGGTGTGGATAGTGGGTCGGTCCAGTCGGCCACGTGGGACAGGGTCAATCAAAGAAGTCCTCATCCCCAGGCGGCAGGTAGGGGCGGGCGGCCTCGGGGTTGATGTCCACACCCAGGCCTGGTCGATCCCAGACTTCGATGAAGCCATCTTTAACGATGGGGTTGGGCAGCCCTTCCACAATGTCGTACCACCACGGGGGATTGCCCACCGGATACTCGAAGGCGATGTAGTTGTCGGGGAGGGTAGCCGCCACCTGGACCAGCGCAGCCAGGCCGATGAGGCCGTCGCCTGTGCCATGGGGCGCCATGAGGATACCGTGGAGATCCGCATACTCGGCCACCCATTTCAGTTCAGCCAGGCCGCCGACATCGCACGGGTCCGGGCCGATGATATCGACTGCGCGCTTTTCGATCAGGTCCATGAAATTTTGGCGCAGGTAGATCTGCTCACCGGTGTGGATGGGCGTGGAGGTGCTTTGGGTCACGTCCCGGTAGAGGTCGGCCAGGACGTAGGGGGTGTAATCGCCGGTGATGAGATCTTCCAGCCACATGACGTTCAGGGGTTCCAGGGCCTTGGCCAGGCGGATGGCGTCGGGCACAGTCCAGCCGGGGCCACAGTCCAGGGCCAGGCCCACCTCGTCGCCCAGGACATCCTTCATGGCCTCCACGCAGGCGATGACATGTTTCAGCCCTCGCTCGGTGAGGAGGCCCCGGTTGGGGTGCCGCCCTCCGCCCCGAAACTCGCCGTAGAAGAAGTCGGGCACTTCCCGGGGCATGGGGCTGTGGAAGCCGATGCCCTGTTTGATGATGGTGAAGCCTTCTGGAGCTGCCTTCATCCTGGCCATGTTCTCCGCGTAGTCCTCGGGGGAGTAGCCGTTCATGGGGAAGCGGACGGCCCCGTTGTAGACCCGCACCCGATCCCGCACCTTGCCGCCCAGGAGCTTGTAGATGGGCAACCCGGCGGCCTTGCCCGCGATGTCCCACAGGGCGATCTCGATGGCGCTGACTGCGCTGCCCCAGGGCTTGAAGCTGGCCATGCGGCGGATGCGCTGCATGACCCGCTCCACGTTGGTGGGATCTTCGCCGACGATGAGGTCCTTGTAGAAGAGTACGTGGGGTTTGATGTAGGGCTTGTAGGATTCCACCGGGCCCAGGCCACTGATCCCTTCGTCGGTGGTGACGCGGACCACAGGGGTTTGTCCCAGGACAGTACATTTCAGATCGGTGATTTTCATGGGTGAACGCTCCCTTGGTGCCGGGGTGAAATGGGTGGGTAGATGGGTAGCATGGGATGGACCCTCAGCCGCGACCGATCCAGGCCAGCTCCAGGTTGGCGGCTGTGCCCAGCCGTTCGTACAACTCGCCGGTATGGTGTTGAAGGTGGCGCAGGTTGTAAAACTGAAGTTCCAGCTTGTTCATGGGGAGCCAGTGGAAGCCGGAGGGCGCCTGCCAATCCAGGGCGGCGAGCCACCCGCCAAGCTGTTGCCGGCAAAAGGCCAGGTAGGCCAACACCTCCTCCACCGCATAGGGCTGTGGTGCCCTGCCCTCCTCGCCAGCAGCGGCGGATCCCATGGCGTGGGAGTCGGCCCGATGACCAGGCCAGGGTACGAAATCGTCCTCAGACGGCTGCAGGTAGAGGTGGGTATAGAAGAGGGCGTGGTAGGCAACCTGCCAGAAGCGATTGGCGTAGGTGGCGTCATCCCAGAGGAACGCCGGGCAGCGCTGAACAGCCTGTTGGAGCATCTGGAGCGCGGCCAGATATTGGGACGCGAGCACGGCCTGGGTGTCGGGCTCGTGGGTGGAGATAGCCATGGTTCCTCCGTGGAAATCGCTGGGTGGTGCTGGGGTGCACAGGGCCGGCCTGCCCAATTATAACAGGGGATTGCCCAGGTGGGGAACTATGGACCCCCTGGAATGGTTGTGCTCTACCGCTGCCCCCACAGCCAGAGCACCCGCGGGGCCATCAGCAGATAGTCGATGACCACGGCGACGAGGAACCCCGCGGCCAGCCCCCGGGCCCCTGTGGCGGCCAGCGCCCAGGCCGCTGCCCCCAGGATCACCCACTCAATTCCAAGCCGGAGAGGGCCTGGGACCGGGATCAGGGCCGGACCGGGGTCGTTGGGAACCCGCAGGACGGCCCAGATCACGGCGGCCAACACAGGCAGGCCCACCCCCAACGCCAGCCTGGCCAGCAGGTGATCGCCGGTCTGAAATCCCCAATATACCAGCGCAGTCAACGCAAGCAGCTCCAGCACAAAGTGAAGCCCTAACCCCAACGTAACAGTGGTCATTTTCTCCTCCCCGTAGCAAAGTCCTGAGTCCGAAGTCCTGGTCCTAATTCCCCACCACTCAGCCGTTCATCAAGGGGTTTACTCCAGAAAGCCCAGATTTCACCAGATTCGCCAGAAGAGCCATCAGCGGGCCGACAGCGGATGCCCCTCCTCCACTGTGTTCTCCAGGCCTCGATAAAAGATCTGCACCAGACGACGAAAGCTTTCGTCACAGTCCAAAGAGAGGCCAAAACCACCGGCAATCTCCAGGGTGGCAAAGCCGTGGACCACACTGCGCAGCCCCCGCACCGCGTGGAGGGCATCATCCCCCGTCAGCCCAAAGGAGGCAACCACCGCCAGGGCCACGTCCACCACCTGCTGCTCCAGGTCATGGAGCTCCTGATCCCCGGGCTGGCCTGCCGCATAACGCAGGCCAGCCATGTACACGCCCGGATGAGCCTTGATGTAATCCCGATAGGCCTGGGCCACGGCCATCACCGCCTCCGGGCCGGCCTTCCCAATGGCCGCCGCCGTCAGGGCATGAGCCATCTGCCGGAGGTTGAGCAGAGCCAGCTCCCGCATGAGCCCGCCCAGCCCCTCCACGTGGTTGTAGAGGGAGGGCGGCTGCACGCCCAATTCCCTGGAGAGCCGGGCCAGGGAAAGGGCATCGACCCCCTCCTGGTCGACCAGCCGGGCGGCTGCCTCCACCACCCCGCCCCGATCCAGCCGTCTGCGCCGGCTCATCCCACCACCTCCGCCGGCTGGGACCACACTTCGGCCAGAAAGCCGCGGATCAGCTCACCGGCTATCCCGGGCATCTCCGCGTGGGGATAATGGCCGGCCCCTTCCACCAGGTGGCAGCGAAAACCCAAGGCGTCGGCCACCCAGCGGGCCTCGACGCCGGGATCGCTGAAGTCCGGGTCCCGGGTGCCCATGAGGACCAGGCCAGGCGCCTGGACCCGGGGAATGCGCTCTTCCGAAGCCCGCTTGGAGGCGAAAATCATCTGCCGCAGGGCTTCAAAGCGGCCGGGCTCCTGCAGATTGGCCCGCAGCGCCCCGGCATAGGCCTCATAGTCCGCCGGCTTGCGGCTGGGATAGAGGCTGCCATAGTACCAGAGCCATGCCGCCGGTCCCCAGGGACGGCGGAAGAGGGCGCCGTATACCGGGCGGTGCCACCACAGGGGCTCCCCCCGTACGAAGGGACCAACCAGCACCAGGCCAGCAACCAGCTCCGGCGCCTCCGCCGCCGCCCAGACCGCGGCGCCCGCCGCCATGGAGGTCCCCACCAGGACCGCCGGCCCTCCATCCAGCGCGCGCAGCAGGGCCACCAGGTCGCTGCCCACCCCGGCCACCGAGTAATCGGTCCAGCCCACACTGCTTTCGCCATGGCCCCGCACGTCCAGGGTGACCACCCGGTAACCGGCATCCACCAGTTGAGGCACCAGGTAGCGATACTCGGCCCGCAGGTCGCCCATGGAGGGCACACACACCACCAGGGGTCCCTCTCCCTGGTCGTCGTAGGCCAGGAAACCATCAGCAACATCCAGATATCGAGTTGACATGGGATTCACCCTCCTCAGGGAGATAGATGGGGCTTCCGTACAGAAAGCACAGATTTCGCAGATGGACACAGATTTTGCCAGATTGCGCTCTGGAAGCCTCTGCGTCGAAACATGCCTTCCTTCCAGGGAAACCAAATTCAGCAGTTCACGGTTTCGACGCGGAGCGGGACAGCGCCGCATCTGAGAATACTCACTCCGCAAATGGGCAACAATCGTGAAGTGAAGTACTGAATTTGCATTCACCAACGAACTAACATAGTTAGTATTATAACTAACCTCATTAGTTTTGTCAAGCCCCAAGTTTCGGACGGTGTGGTTCACAATCGTCGGGGTCACGGACAGAGCGAGCCCTGTCCCTACGTCCTGCACCGACGATCTTGAACGATCCCCATTTCTGACTTTTTGCTCGGCTATCTTTTCACTTTTCAGACATGCCTGGCTGTGTCGCGTTCCTGCAGGTGGGCGAGCAAGGCGGTGGCGTAGGGCATCCAATACAAAAACGCCCTGGGCGGAATTTCCCCAGGGCGTTGGCGAAAGCGGACAGACCGTTTCGGCTTTCCAGCAGGCTATTGTCGCTGGAGCCGACGAAGTTCAGACAGGGCTTTGGAGGCAGCCAGGGGCACGCCTACGCTGGGCTCCGGGCCTTCCAGGGCTTGAAAGACGGGCCGAACCAGGTCGGCGGTGCGTTCCAGCAGGTAATTTTTGGCGAGCAAATCGTGGAGGACGTGGTGGGCTCCTTCGATCATCAGGGAGGAGAGGGGACGTTCTGCCAGGGCTTCCAACAGGGGCTCCAGGCCGGCCTGTCCCAGGGCAATCAGGGCTTCCGCCGCCAGCCAGCGAACGCTGAACTGGTTGTCCTCCAGGGCCTCGATCAGGGCCGGGGCCGCTTTGGGGCTGGCAATTTCCCGCAGTGCCTTGGCAGCTTCCCAGTGGGAGGGGCCATCGTCCTGTTTCAGAACCTGGATCAGGGCATCCACCGCGGGCTCGCCAATGCGAACCAGTTGGATGCGGGCCTTCTGACGTACCAGCCCATCCGCGTTGCGCAGGGCGGCAATCAAAACCTGGATATTCGCCTGTAGTTCCTCATGAGATTCCATGGCTATCATCCTCCTTCGTCAGCCTGGCAGGCCCATCGCCTCTCCAGGGGCCTGGGCCAGGAAGGGGAGTCCGTCTCCCGACTTCCTGGCCTGCGCCCGTGCGAAGTGCCCAAAATCTTTACTGAACGTCCAACAGCTCCACCTCAAAGACCAGGGTGGCGTTGGGCGGGATGACGCCGGCGGCACCCTGGGGACCGTAGGCCAGCTCCGGCGGGATGATCACCTGGCGCTTGCCGCCCACCCGCATGTCGAGCAGGCTTTCATCCAGCCCGGGGATCACCTGGCCGACGCCCACGGTAAACTCCAGGGGCTCGCCCCGATCCAGCGAGCTGTCGAACTTACCGCCGTCCAACAGCCAGCCGGTATAGTCGAGGGTAACCGTCTGGCCCCGCTGGGGTGTGGCGCCGTCGCCCACCTGGAAGTCTACAAATTTCACGCCGTTGGCGGTGACGCTGTAATCCCCCTCGTCCACGGCGGTCGGTTTCTCCGGCGCGCCGGGCCGAACTTCGAGTAACTCCACGTCGAAGATCAGGGTGGCGTTGGGCGGGATCACATTGCCCGCGCCCCGCTCGCCATAGCCCAGCTCCGGGGGGATGGTCAGGGTTCCCTTGCTGCCCTCCCGCAGGAGGGCGATCCCCTCGTCCCAGCCCTGGATCACCTGGCCAGCACCCAGCACGAACTGGATGGGCTTGTTGCGCTGGTAAGAACTATCGAAGACGGTACCGTCGGTGAATTTGCCCGTGTAGTGGACCACCACCACGTCGCCAGGCTGGGGCCGGGCACCCTGGCCGGCCACGGTTTCGGTATAGGTTACACCGGTTTGTTGCGTCAAAACATGGCTCCTTAATCCATGAGAGTTGGGCGAGCTTCTCGCCCACGAAATCGAATGGGGTCCGTGTGACTTCAGCCCGTGGGGGTCAGGCTCCCCTGGCCGGCAGGCAGCTCCACGACCTTTTCGACCGTGTCGTAGAGCCGGAACCCTCGGGCCTGATAGTTCTGGAGCGCCCGGGGATGATCCAGGGTACAGGTATGCACCCAGACCCGGCGGGCGTCCATCTCCCAGGCACGGCGAATGGCTGCCGTCAGGAACAGACCGCCGATGCCCCGGCCCACAAAGCGGGGAAGCAGGCCAAAGTAGGCAATCTCCACCTGCTGGCCGGGCTGCTTTTCCAGTTCCACGTAGCCGGCGGGCGTATCCTCCAGGTAGGCGATCCAGGTCTCCAGCTCCGGCCGGTCCAGGTAGGCGAGCCATTGATGGTCGTCCCAGCTCAGCCGCTCGTACCAGTGCCAGTCTGCGCCCACGGTGGTGTAGAAGAAGCGGTTCAGCTCCGGGCAGGGAATGCGCGCCTGGCGAATCGCCAGGCCGGGCACCGTCCGTTGGGCCGGCACCAGCTCATCGGGGCTGGTCATCTCCAGGTAGTAGATGGTCACAAGTGTCGGCGTACCCATGGCCTCCACTTTATCATGGCTGGCGGGAAAGTACCAACCATTCCTTCGCTTGATCAAGGTTCCACGCCCTGGCCAGAGGAGTGCAACGGGGTAAAGTCCTTCTTGTGGGCGGCGCTTGTTGACAGCTTTCGTCTCCTGGCGTGAAAATACCCGTATGGACACGCACCCTCATCACTCCCTGGAAGAAGTACACGAAAGTGTTCCCGTCCCCAGCGGTGGTTCCTGGTGGCGGCGTTGGCTGGCCATTACCGGCCCGGCTTTGATGGTCTCCGTAGGCTACATGGACCCGGGCAACTGGGCCACGGACCTGGCCGCAGGCAGCCGCTACAACTATCGGCTCATCTGGGTCCTGCTCATGTCCAACCTCATGGCCGTGCTCCTGCAGAGCCTGGCCGCGCGCCTGGGCATCGTCAGCCGCACCGACCTGGCCCAGGCCAACCGGGAAGAGTATCCCAGCGTGGTGAACATTCCCCTCTACGTCCTGGCCGAGATCGCCATCACGGCCACGGACCTGGCCGAGGTGATCGGCTCTGCCATTGCGCTGAACCTGCTCTTCGGCCTGCCTTTGCTGTACGGCGTCCTGCTCACTGCGCTGGACGTCCTGCTGCTCCTGATCCTGTCTCATTACGGCATTCGCCGCCTGGAAGCGGTCATCACTTCCCTGGTGGGTACCATCGCCGTGGCCTTCCTCATCGAGATCTTCCTGGCCCGCCCCGAGTGGGGCGGGGTGTTGCGGGGGTTCACGCCGTCCCTGCCCGACGCCACGGCCCTCTACATCGCCATCGGGATTTTGGGCGCGACGGTGATGCCCCACAACCTCTATCTGCATTCCTCCCTGGTGCAGACCCGCAAGATTGGCCGGACGCCCCGGGAGATCTGGCAGGCCATTCGTCTGAACACCTTCGATTCGGCCATCGCCCTGAACGCGGCCTTTTTCGTCAACTCGGTCATCCTCATCGTGGCTGCGGCGGTCTTCTATCGCACCGGCCACAACGAAGTAGCCGAGATTCAGGATGCCCATCGCCTGCTGGAGCCATTGCTGGGCACAGCCCTGGCGCCCATCGCCTTTGCCGTAGCCCTGCTGGCCTCCGGCCAGAGCTCCACCATTACCGGCACCCTGGCCGGCCAGATCGTGATGGAAGGCTACCTGCACTGGCGGATTCGCCCCTGGTTGCGCCGCCTGTTGACGCGGCTGTTGGCCATTGCTCCGGCCGTCTTCGCCATCCTCCACTTCGGCGAGCAGTCCACCGGCGAGCTGCTGGTCCTGAGCCAGGTGGTGCTATCCCTCCAGCTTCCTTTCGCCACCATCCCCTTAATTCACTTTGTGGCCGACCGCCGTCGCATGGGCGAGTTTGCCATCTCCCGGCGGCTGCAGGCGGCGGCCTGGGTCGTGGCCGGCCTGATCGTGGCGCTGAACATGAAACTGGTCGTCGATGAGATCCAGGGCTGGTTGACCAGAGCAGGGGACCGCGCCTGGCTGCTGTATGCCAGTGTGGTGCCCCTGAGCCTGGCCTTGCTCCTCCTGCTGGCCTACATCACGGTGCGCCCCTGGCTGGATAGCCGCTTGGGGCGGGCCGGGCAACCTCGGGGCACCGACCTGCATCCCCTGCCAGCCCGGCCAGCGCCCCAACTGGCGCTGCCACCAGCCTACCATCGCATCGCCATCGCCCTGGATTTTGGGGAAGGTCAGGAGCGGCTGCTCAACGAGGCCCTGCGCTTTGCCCGCTTCAACCACCCCCACTACTACCTGCTCCATGTGACCGAAAGCCCGGCGGCCCAAGGGCTGCGGGACAACGCGGCCGATCGGGAGATCCAACGGGACCGGGAGCGGCTGGCCGCACTGGCGGAGATGCTACAGGCCAGAGGCTTGACCGTCACCTGCCATGTGGGCACCGGCGACCCCGCCGGAGAGCTGGCCCGGCTGGTGAACGAAGTAGGGGCAGATCTGCTGATCGTGGGTTCCCACGGTCATCGAGGCGTGGCGGATGTCCTATACGGCACCACCATCGACCGGTTGCGCCATTTGGTCCGTGCCCACGTGCTCATTGTATCTCGGGAATAACAAGGTACTTGACAGGGACGAGCGCAAGTACCGGGAAAAACCAAAGTCAACAGATTCTCATGTCGAAGATCAAATCAAGGAGAAAGAGATGTACGAACATCGTCGTGAGCCGCTACTTCCCCTGGGCCGCTTCCTCTGGCGACTGTTCTGGCATGCGCTCGTCTCCACCGGTGTGGTCAGTCTTTCCTTGGGAATCGGCGTTGTGGGATATCATGTGACCGAACAACTCTCCTGGCTGGATGCGCTGTTGAATGCATCCATGATCCTGACCGGCATGGGCCCTGTCAATCCCATGACGACCGTTGCCGGCAAACTCTTTGCCTCTGCCTATGCCCTCTATTCGGGCGTCGTATTTCTGGCTGTTACAGCCATCATGATGGCTCCCCTGGCCCACCGGTTGCTCCACCGGCTTCACCTGCCTATCGAAGAGTGATGTCACCAGCTGGAATTCACGCCTCGTCCGCCCCCTGGACCCAGATGGGGCTGGACCAGGCCCGCTGGCCGTTGCGCTGTTCCACCCGCACCCGGTAGTGGGTCTCCTGGGTCAAAGGCTCGTCGTCGGTGACGGTGAAGGTGACCGTATAGCCGGCCTCGGGGATGACCCGGTGCAGTTTGGCTTTGTGGGCGAAGTGATAGTAGGCATCGCTGCCTTCTGCCCGCTCTGGCTCCAGGCCGGTGGCATCCCGCAGGAAGTGGATGCACTCGTCGCGGTACCAGAGCAGATGGCTGCGCATGGACAAAGCTGAGACCGGGGCGGTCAGCTCCAGGCCATTCAAGCGCAGCTGGACCAGGGATTCTGGGGTGGCTTCAAACTCGAAGAGGGTCGCGCCCTGCATGGGACGCCCCACATGCTCCTGGCGGCTGACCATGTGGAACCAGGCTGTGTCTCCCTCCAGCCGGGGCACACCCTGCCAGGGCGAGATCCAGCAGGGCTCCCATCCCACCATGCGCCCGTCGCCCACCGTCAGTTCGCCGTCCCAGTGATGCTCCGGTTTGGGCAGCTCGTTGGGGCGGGGGCCCCAGCCCACTTCCAGGCGCAGCTTGTAGCGGGTCCGCTGTCCAGGCTGGGGCTCGGACCACTGCCCCTGGTGGCAGTAGGTGGCCCACACCCGGCCGTTGCGTAAAATTTCGATGCGGTCGATGGCATCCGAGCCGCGCACGGTCACGGCCAACTCTCGCCTGGGCGCATGGCTCAGGATGCTGCCCATGCGGGCGCCGTTGCAGGTGAACTCCAGCTGGATACGGTCACCCGTCACCCCGTAGACCCGGCGGGCCAGGAAAGCCTCCCAGAGCCCTTCCCGGCTCAACTCGCTGGCCCAGCAGCCCATGAGCCCCTGTCCCCAGTGGCCTGGCATGTGGGTCCAGTTGTCGGTGGAGCAGATGGCCCCCAGGTGCAACCCCCGGTCCAGCGCCTCCTGATAGGTGCCGCCACCGACCCCCGGGCCCATGTGGGCGTTCTGGCGCAGGCCGATCCACTCTTCGTCAGTCTCCGAGCACCCGTGGATGGAAAAGAGTTCGGCAAAGGGGCTGAGCCGTTCGTCACAGTGGCGCCAGTCCGGCGCGCGCTGACCCACCAGGTAGCCGGTGTGGTGGGGGATGGCGATGGCCCGGATGGGCAGCTTGCGCAGGAAGTCGTACAGCGCCGGCAGGGTGTCTGCATCGCACAGGGGATGGCCTTCCTCCTGGTAGACCACGTTGTGGTCGCCCCAGCGGCCGTTGCCCTGCCACTCGTAGCCCGGAAAGGCCACGAACTCCCCCGGACGATTCCATTTGGCCGTGGCGATCTGGAACTCTCGCCACTCCTGGGCCATCAGCGCCGCGTCCTTGGGCCGCTCCAGGTGCACGCCCCGGTAGTTCTGGCCGGCCGTGCCTGTCTCTTCGGAGAGGTGGCCGCCGACCGTGGCCAGCGCCGGCCCCTGCAGATGGGGCTTGGGGGGCACAAA
Proteins encoded in this window:
- a CDS encoding HpcH/HpaI aldolase family protein — protein: MNGKELRERLHRGDRVYGTMIVAVSPRWPAVCKAIGLDFAFIDTEHIQQNRSQLSWMCQLYAATGVVPIVRIPSPDPYQAAMVLDGGAQGVIAPYVETPDQVRQIVGAVKYRPLKGQKLHQALIGQVPLEPELAEYLAERNAGNVAIVNIESVPALEALDEILAVDGLDGVLIGPHDLSCSLGIPEQYQHPRFIDAVDTIIQKARARQIGAGIHVVYAGGLEQEIRWARMGANLIVHSMDIAAFRGALRQDLDAIKAALQEVPAAGKMENINL
- a CDS encoding mandelate racemase/muconate lactonizing enzyme family protein, producing the protein MKITDLKCTVLGQTPVVRVTTDEGISGLGPVESYKPYIKPHVLFYKDLIVGEDPTNVERVMQRIRRMASFKPWGSAVSAIEIALWDIAGKAAGLPIYKLLGGKVRDRVRVYNGAVRFPMNGYSPEDYAENMARMKAAPEGFTIIKQGIGFHSPMPREVPDFFYGEFRGGGRHPNRGLLTERGLKHVIACVEAMKDVLGDEVGLALDCGPGWTVPDAIRLAKALEPLNVMWLEDLITGDYTPYVLADLYRDVTQSTSTPIHTGEQIYLRQNFMDLIEKRAVDIIGPDPCDVGGLAELKWVAEYADLHGILMAPHGTGDGLIGLAALVQVAATLPDNYIAFEYPVGNPPWWYDIVEGLPNPIVKDGFIEVWDRPGLGVDINPEAARPYLPPGDEDFFD
- a CDS encoding DinB family protein translates to MAISTHEPDTQAVLASQYLAALQMLQQAVQRCPAFLWDDATYANRFWQVAYHALFYTHLYLQPSEDDFVPWPGHRADSHAMGSAAAGEEGRAPQPYAVEEVLAYLAFCRQQLGGWLAALDWQAPSGFHWLPMNKLELQFYNLRHLQHHTGELYERLGTAANLELAWIGRG
- a CDS encoding YrdB family protein, which produces MTTVTLGLGLHFVLELLALTALVYWGFQTGDHLLARLALGVGLPVLAAVIWAVLRVPNDPGPALIPVPGPLRLGIEWVILGAAAWALAATGARGLAAGFLVAVVIDYLLMAPRVLWLWGQR
- a CDS encoding TetR/AcrR family transcriptional regulator codes for the protein MSRRRRLDRGGVVEAAARLVDQEGVDALSLARLSRELGVQPPSLYNHVEGLGGLMRELALLNLRQMAHALTAAAIGKAGPEAVMAVAQAYRDYIKAHPGVYMAGLRYAAGQPGDQELHDLEQQVVDVALAVVASFGLTGDDALHAVRGLRSVVHGFATLEIAGGFGLSLDCDESFRRLVQIFYRGLENTVEEGHPLSAR
- a CDS encoding alpha/beta fold hydrolase is translated as MSTRYLDVADGFLAYDDQGEGPLVVCVPSMGDLRAEYRYLVPQLVDAGYRVVTLDVRGHGESSVGWTDYSVAGVGSDLVALLRALDGGPAVLVGTSMAAGAAVWAAAEAPELVAGLVLVGPFVRGEPLWWHRPVYGALFRRPWGPAAWLWYYGSLYPSRKPADYEAYAGALRANLQEPGRFEALRQMIFASKRASEERIPRVQAPGLVLMGTRDPDFSDPGVEARWVADALGFRCHLVEGAGHYPHAEMPGIAGELIRGFLAEVWSQPAEVVG
- a CDS encoding HEAT repeat domain-containing protein: MESHEELQANIQVLIAALRNADGLVRQKARIQLVRIGEPAVDALIQVLKQDDGPSHWEAAKALREIASPKAAPALIEALEDNQFSVRWLAAEALIALGQAGLEPLLEALAERPLSSLMIEGAHHVLHDLLAKNYLLERTADLVRPVFQALEGPEPSVGVPLAASKALSELRRLQRQ
- a CDS encoding FKBP-type peptidyl-prolyl cis-trans isomerase; the protein is MTQQTGVTYTETVAGQGARPQPGDVVVVHYTGKFTDGTVFDSSYQRNKPIQFVLGAGQVIQGWDEGIALLREGSKGTLTIPPELGYGERGAGNVIPPNATLIFDVELLEVRPGAPEKPTAVDEGDYSVTANGVKFVDFQVGDGATPQRGQTVTLDYTGWLLDGGKFDSSLDRGEPLEFTVGVGQVIPGLDESLLDMRVGGKRQVIIPPELAYGPQGAAGVIPPNATLVFEVELLDVQ
- a CDS encoding GNAT family N-acetyltransferase produces the protein MGTPTLVTIYYLEMTSPDELVPAQRTVPGLAIRQARIPCPELNRFFYTTVGADWHWYERLSWDDHQWLAYLDRPELETWIAYLEDTPAGYVELEKQPGQQVEIAYFGLLPRFVGRGIGGLFLTAAIRRAWEMDARRVWVHTCTLDHPRALQNYQARGFRLYDTVEKVVELPAGQGSLTPTG
- a CDS encoding Nramp family divalent metal transporter; amino-acid sequence: MDTHPHHSLEEVHESVPVPSGGSWWRRWLAITGPALMVSVGYMDPGNWATDLAAGSRYNYRLIWVLLMSNLMAVLLQSLAARLGIVSRTDLAQANREEYPSVVNIPLYVLAEIAITATDLAEVIGSAIALNLLFGLPLLYGVLLTALDVLLLLILSHYGIRRLEAVITSLVGTIAVAFLIEIFLARPEWGGVLRGFTPSLPDATALYIAIGILGATVMPHNLYLHSSLVQTRKIGRTPREIWQAIRLNTFDSAIALNAAFFVNSVILIVAAAVFYRTGHNEVAEIQDAHRLLEPLLGTALAPIAFAVALLASGQSSTITGTLAGQIVMEGYLHWRIRPWLRRLLTRLLAIAPAVFAILHFGEQSTGELLVLSQVVLSLQLPFATIPLIHFVADRRRMGEFAISRRLQAAAWVVAGLIVALNMKLVVDEIQGWLTRAGDRAWLLYASVVPLSLALLLLLAYITVRPWLDSRLGRAGQPRGTDLHPLPARPAPQLALPPAYHRIAIALDFGEGQERLLNEALRFARFNHPHYYLLHVTESPAAQGLRDNAADREIQRDRERLAALAEMLQARGLTVTCHVGTGDPAGELARLVNEVGADLLIVGSHGHRGVADVLYGTTIDRLRHLVRAHVLIVSRE
- a CDS encoding DUF3604 domain-containing protein, with the translated sequence MTYQLFWGETHHNSYQHGGQDPPLVDILDFASRHLDFYTGAYYMRFFEFVPPKPHLQGPALATVGGHLSEETGTAGQNYRGVHLERPKDAALMAQEWREFQIATAKWNRPGEFVAFPGYEWQGNGRWGDHNVVYQEEGHPLCDADTLPALYDFLRKLPIRAIAIPHHTGYLVGQRAPDWRHCDERLSPFAELFSIHGCSETDEEWIGLRQNAHMGPGVGGGTYQEALDRGLHLGAICSTDNWTHMPGHWGQGLMGCWASELSREGLWEAFLARRVYGVTGDRIQLEFTCNGARMGSILSHAPRRELAVTVRGSDAIDRIEILRNGRVWATYCHQGQWSEPQPGQRTRYKLRLEVGWGPRPNELPKPEHHWDGELTVGDGRMVGWEPCWISPWQGVPRLEGDTAWFHMVSRQEHVGRPMQGATLFEFEATPESLVQLRLNGLELTAPVSALSMRSHLLWYRDECIHFLRDATGLEPERAEGSDAYYHFAHKAKLHRVIPEAGYTVTFTVTDDEPLTQETHYRVRVEQRNGQRAWSSPIWVQGADEA